In Desulfosoma sp., the genomic stretch GAGGAACCATCGTGACGTGCCCGTGATTCAGGGGGAAGGACTTCGAAAGAGCTTTGGTTCCGTGGAAGCCGTCTCCGGCATTTCTTTCCATGTGGACGAAGGAGAAATCTTTGGATTGCTCGGGCCCAGCGGGGTCGGCAAAACCACAACCGTCAATATGCTCACGGGTCTGGCTCGCCTTGACGCCGGAACCGTGATGATCGCTGAAAACGACTACTCACGAAACCCTAAAACGACTCAGCATCGGATCGGTGTGGCGCCGGATGAAAGCAATCTTTATCCGGAATTGACCGGCTTTCAAAACCTGTGCTTCTGTGGAGCGCTCTATGGAATGCCCCGCCGGGAATGGGAACGACGTGGAAGAACTTCTGAAGGCTTTGGGCCTGGCGGACGCCGCTCATAGA encodes the following:
- a CDS encoding ATP-binding cassette domain-containing protein, with protein sequence MPVIQGEGLRKSFGSVEAVSGISFHVDEGEIFGLLGPSGVGKTTTVNMLTGLARLDAGTVMIAENDYSRNPKTTQHRIGVAPDESNLYPELTGFQNLCFCGALYGMPRREWERRGRTSEGFGPGGRRS